Proteins encoded together in one Myxocyprinus asiaticus isolate MX2 ecotype Aquarium Trade chromosome 21, UBuf_Myxa_2, whole genome shotgun sequence window:
- the kcns3a gene encoding potassium voltage-gated channel subfamily S member 3a — protein sequence MVYGQVLHHQGPEESFINLNVGGFKQRVERIILQRFPNTRLAQLLYCSSEAAILQLCDDYGAADREYYFDRNPGFFRYVLNFYHTGKIHLMEELCVFSFSQELEYWGIKELHLDACCSNKFLEQKEYAGERDWGNDDDPQNQLQDSLDSSMEELSAFDKDLEKFEGTWCSEKRKQLWLRLENPGYSCSAKITAVFSLSVVLMSIVAMCVHSMPEFHQVDANDKEVEDPVFAVFETFCVLWFSIEFILRLAVTPCLRKFLCNALNIIDFASIVPFYATLAFETVDAEESEELENVGRVVQILRLMRIFRILKLARHSVGLRSLGATLRHSYHEVGLLLLFLSVGISIFSVLIYFAEREDDESKLQTIPVGWWWATISMTTVGYGDTYPVTLAGKLVATLCIICGLLVVALPISIIFNKFSKYYQRQKALVEADQLQQDDEKHLDLSMLGGLPFIHMSDIYTQKMNSLVRSVSSKSSVGSEGDNTDASSIQDVEVFCPSGMPEADKAT from the coding sequence ATGGTGTACGGGCAGGTCCTGCACCACCAAGGTCCCGAGGAGAGCTTCATCAACCTCAACGTTGGTGGCTTTAAGCAGCGCGTGGAACGCATCATCCTCCAGCGTTTCCCCAACACACGGCTGGCACAGTTACTTTACTGCAGCTCAGAGGCTGCTATTCTCCAGCTTTGTGATGACTATGGCGCAGCCGACCGTGAATATTATTTCGACCGCAACCCAGGATTTTTTCGCTATGTGCTGAATTTTTACCATACTGGTAAGATCCACCTCATGGAAGAGTTGTGTGTGTTTAGTTTTAGTCAGGAATTGGAATATTGGGGCATTAAAGAGCTTCACCTTGATGCTTGTTGCAGCAACAAATTTCTAGAACAGAAAGAGTATGCAGGAGAGCGCGATTGGGGAAATGATGACGACCCACAGAACCAGCTGCAGGACAGCTTGGACTCATCCATGGAGGAGCTTTCTGCATTTGATAAAGACCTGGAGAAGTTCGAGGGCACCTGGTGCTCTGAGAAGCGCAAGCAACTCTGGCTACGACTGGAGAATCCTGGATATTCCTGCTCTGCGAAAATTACAGCTGTGTTTTCTCTGAGTGTGGTGCTAATGAGTATTGTAGCCATGTGTGTTCATAGCATGCCTGAGTTCCACCAGGTGGATGCCAATGATAAGGAGGTGGAGGACCCTGTGTTTGCTGTGTTTGAGACCTTTTGTGTCCTCTGGTTCTCCATTGAATTTATCCTACGGCTAGCTGTCACACCATGTTTGCGCAAATTCCTGTGCAATGCATTAAACATCATTGACTTTGCGTCCATTGTTCCATTTTATGCAACGCTGGCATTCGAAACAGTCGATGCTGAAGAAAGTGAGGAGCTTGAGAACGTTGGGAGGGTCGTGCAGATCTTGCGTCTCATGCGGATCTTTCGCATCCTCAAACTGGCACGGCATTCGGTCGGGTTGCGTTCACTTGGGGCGACTCTTCGTCACAGCTACCATGAGGTTggactcctcctcctcttcctctccgTTGGTATCTCCATTTTCTCTGTGCTCATCTATTTTGCGGAAAGAGAGGACGATGAGTCTAAACTGCAGACCATACCGGTGGGCTGGTGGTGGGCGACGATCAGCATGACCACGGTGGGATACGGCGACACGTATCCTGTCACGCTGGCTGGGAAACTCGTCGCCACCTTGTGCATCATTTGTGGCCTGCTTGTGGTTGCTCTTCCTATCAGCATCATCTTCAATAAGTTCTCCAAGTATTACCAGAGACAGAAAGCCCTAGTGGAGGCTGACCAGCTCCAACAAGATGATGAAAAACATCTAGATCTCAGCATGCTGGGAGGTCTCCCATTTATTCACATGAGTGACATCTACACCCAAAAGATGAATTCTCTGGTGCGCAGTGTGTCCTCTAAGAGTAGCGTTGGAAGTGAGGGAGACAACACTGATGCTTCAAGCATTCAGGATGTAGAAGTTTTCTGCCCTTCTGGGATGCCAGAGGCAGACaaagcaacataa